GCATGTCCGAAGCACTGCGCCTCGGCATCAACCCGAAGACGCTCTACGCCATGAGAGACGCGAGCGTCATCGAGCCCGTCGCCCGAGGGCAGTACCGGCTCGCGTCCCTCGAACCGCTCGCGCGTCCCGACCTGGTCACCGTCGCGGCGCGCGTTCCAAAAACCATGCGCGCGCGACGAAGCGGCCGCTTCAGGAGCTGCCTAACCGAAGCTAGGCCGGACGGGCCCGCGGCGGCTCTATTGGGCAACTGGCCACGCCATCGGAGAGGGCCAATAGAAAACCGTTGCAACTTTACGACCTTGCGCGCGCGTTCGCAGCTCCCCATCGGCCATCGCCGCGTCCGTGGCCATTAGAGCCCTTGCGCCGGGAACCTACCTCTCCTCTAACCTCTGCCGAATCAACTTGGACGCCCGAGCGGTGATCGCGGGCGCCTTTCGCTGTTCTTGACCCGCGCCACCGTCTCCGAAAGGTTCAACGGAGCTCGGAATCCAAAAAACGAATCACTCACGGCGTTAGGCGACAGTTGGATTTGGCCGGTCGATTACCGCGAGGTTCAACGGCGAGAGCCTCGTTCAGGTTCTCGCCGGGGCGCTCGCGTAGGCGCGTCCTCGGTTACGTCCCACTGTGCACGAGAGGTGCACGCCCCGGCAATCGGGTTCGCTTGTGGCCTGGTGGATCGGCCTTCCCCTGTGATGACTTCACGTGGCATGTGTAGAGGGCCGATGCCCTTCGACCAACC
The Vulgatibacter incomptus DNA segment above includes these coding regions:
- a CDS encoding type IV toxin-antitoxin system AbiEi family antitoxin domain-containing protein; translation: MRARAFEREVELFRQHGGSLRMSEALRLGINPKTLYAMRDASVIEPVARGQYRLASLEPLARPDLVTVAARVPKTMRARRSGRFRSCLTEARPDGPAAALLGNWPRHRRGPIENRCNFTTLRARSQLPIGHRRVRGH